From a region of the Mercurialis annua linkage group LG1-X, ddMerAnnu1.2, whole genome shotgun sequence genome:
- the LOC126664569 gene encoding mitogen-activated protein kinase 3: MADNNGAGMYGDFPAIQTHGGRFVQYNIFGNVFEITSKYRPPILPIGRGAYGIVCSVLNSETNEMVAIKKIANAFDNHMDAKRTLREIKLLRHLDHENVIAIRDVIPPSLRREFTDVYMATELMDTDLHQIIRSNQGLSEEHCQYFLYQLLRGLKYIHSANVIHRDLKPSNLLLNANCDLKICDFGLARPTSENEFMTEYVVTRWYRAPELLLNSSDYTAAIDVWSVGCIFMELMNRKPLFPGRDHVHQMRLLTELLGTPTDSDLGFVKSDDARRYIRQLSQFPRQPLNQVFPHINSLAIDLIDRMLTFDPAKRITVEEALAHPYLERLHDLADEPVCAEPFSFDFEQQPLGEEQMKEMIYREALALNPEYA, from the exons ATGGCCGACAATAACGGCGCCGGTATGTATGGAGATTTTCCGGCGATTCAAACTCACGGTGGCCGGTTTGTTCAGTACAATATATTCGGAAATGTTTTCGAAATTACATCGAAATATCGGCCTCCGATTTTGCCGATTGGTCGCGGTGCTTATGGTATTGTCTG CTCGGTGTTGAATTCGGAGACGAATGAAATGGTGGCGATTAAAAAGATAGCGAATGCTTTTGACAATCATATGGATGCCAAACGTACTCTCCGTGAAATTAAGCTTCTTCGCCATTTGGATCATGAGAAC GTTATAGCTATTAGAGATGTGATTCCTCCATCTTTAAGACGAGAATTTACCGATGTCTACATGGCCACGGAGCTTATGGACACTGATCTTCATCAGATTATCCGATCCAACCAAGGTTTATCAGAAGAACATTGTCAG TACTTCTTGTATCAACTTCTTCGAGGACTGAAGTATATACACTCGGCTAATGTTATTCATAGGGATTTGAAGCCCAGCAATTTGCTATTAAATGCAAATTGTGACTTAAAGATCTGTGATTTTGGTCTAGCTCGGCCTACTTCGGAGAATGAATTTATGACTGAATATGTTGTCACCAGATGGTATCGAGCACCTGAGCTTTTGCTCAACTCTTCCGACTACACAGCTGCGATAGATGTATGGTCTGTAGGCTGCATTTTTATGGAGCTTATGAACAGAAAGCCTTTGTTTCCAGGCAGAGATCATGTACATCAGATGCGCCTTTTAACCGAG CTTCTTGGCACGCCAACTGATTCAGATCTTGGGTTTGTCAAGAGTGACGATGCCAGAAGATATATCCGGCAACTCAGTCAATTTCCTCGTCAGCCATTAAACCAAGTTTTCCCTCATATTAATTCACTGGCCATTGATCTTATCGACAGAATGTTGACATTTGATCCAGCAAAAAGAATTACTG TTGAAGAAGCATTAGCGCATCCATACCTCGAAAGGTTACATGACCTAGCCGACGAACCGGTCTGTGCGGAACCATTCTCCTTTGATTTCGAGCAACAACCCTTGGGAGAAGAGCAAATGAAGGAAATGATCTATAGGGAGGCTTTAGCACTCAATCCTGAATATGCATAA
- the LOC126672665 gene encoding protein NRT1/ PTR FAMILY 2.7: MDGSLSSDPEANTSSSNGRKKGNWITFPFIAGAMAGMTVAVGGYLADLIVYLIKEFNFKSIDAAQVFNVVNGASNLFPIVGAILADSFFGNFSVIALSSCVSFLGLVLVVLTAIFRTLRPTPCQVESTLCQAPSGFQYTILYGSLILTSIGFGGTRYTLTTMGANQFNKPEDRNTYFNWFFFTLYLASVIAATAIVYIEENVGWAVGFGVCLAANFIALALFLTGNRFYRHEKPGGSPFSSLAQVVVATVKKRKVMLSSRSEDYYHGNDVKVKEVSGSVTKSFRFFNRAAMITEGDVKPDGTISKPWRICSVQQVEDFKTLIRIFPVWSSSIFLATPIGMQTSLTILQALAMDRHIGKHFQIPSGSVIVIVLFTATVCLSVIDRFFEPFWRFLTRKTPTPFQRIGVGHVFNVLSMAASAVVESRRLRKDDTEALMPALWLFPQLILVGIGEAFHFPGQVALYYQEFPISLRSTSTAMISLIIGIAFYLSTALIDVLRRVTDWLPDNIDDGRVDNVYWVLVVIGVANFGYYLVCAKLYTYQNVHDVVKESGALVSDK; this comes from the exons ATGGACGGTTCACTCTCTTCTGATCCTGAAGCAAATACTTCAAGCTCCAATGGCAGAAAAAAGGGCAACTGGATTACCTTCCCTTTTATCGCAG GGGCTATGGCTGGAATGACAGTTGCTGTTGGAGGATATTTAGCAGACCTGATTGTATATCTgattaaagaatttaatttcaagaGCATTGATGCTGCTCAGGTGTTTAATGTTGTTAATGGTGCTAGCAATTTATTTCCTATAGTTGGAGCTATACTTGCTGACTCTTTCTTCGGCAATTTCTCTGTTATTGCTCTATCTTCTTGTGTCTCTTTTCTG GGACTGGTTCTAGTTGTCTTAACTGCAATTTTCCGAACCTTAAGGCCAACGCCTTGCCAGGTCGAATCGACTCTATGTCAGGCTCCATCAGGATTCCAGTACACAATCCTATACGGATCTTTAATTCTGACATCAATAGGGTTCGGAGGAACACGATACACTTTAACGACAATGGGAGCAAATCAATTCAATAAACCCGAAGATCGAAACACTTATTTCAACTGGTTTTTCTTCACTTTATACTTAGCCTCAGTTATTGCCGCAACCGCCATTGTTTATATAGAAGAAAATGTTGGCTGGGCAGTTGGATTTGGAGTTTGTCTGGCTGCTAACTTTATTGCTTTAGCTTTGTTTCTGACGGGAAATCGATTCTATCGACATGAAAAACCCGGAGGAAGTCCGTTTTCGAGCTTGGCTCAAGTTGTTGTCGCTACCGTGAAGAAGAGGAAGGTTATGTTATCGTCTAGAAGTGAGGATTATTACCATGGAAACGATGTGAAGGTGAAAGAAGTGTCTGGTTCAGTGACTAAGAGCTTCAG GTTCTTCAACCGAGCAGCAATGATAACCGAAGGCGACGTAAAACCAGACGGAACAATCTCGAAACCATGGAGAATTTGTTCAGTTCAGCAAGTAGAAGATTTCAAGACACTAATCAGAATCTTCCCAGTTTGGTCATCTAGTATTTTCTTAGCCACTCCCATCGGAATGCAAACCAGCCTCACCATTCTCCAAGCTCTAGCAATGGACCGTCACATCGGTAAACATTTCCAAATTCCGTCTGGCTCCGTCATTGTCATAGTTCTTTTCACAGCCACCGTCTGTCTCTCCGTTATCGACCGTTTCTTTGAACCCTTCTGGCGGTTCCTAACTCGAAAAACTCCAACTCCATTTCAACGAATCGGAGTTGGCCACGTGTTTAACGTGCTAAGTATGGCTGCTTCCGCTGTAGTAGAGTCAAGAAGGTTAAGAAAAGATGATACTGAGGCATTAATGCCGGCGTTATGGCTGTTTCCGCAGCTGATTTTGGTCGGAATCGGAGAAGCGTTTCATTTTCCGGGACAAGTTGCTTTGTATTATCAGGAATTTCCTATCTCATTGCGTAGTACATCAACGGCTATGATTTCTTTGATCATAGGGATAGCATTCTATTTAAGCACGGCTTTGATTGATGTTCTTAGAAGGGTAACGGATTGGTTACCGGATAATATTGATGATGGAAGAGTTGATAATGTGTATTGGGTTCTGGTGGTGATCGGAGTGGCTAATTTTGGGTATTATCTGGTTTGTGCTAAGTTGTATACTTATCAAAATGTTCATGATGTTGTTAAGGAGAGTGGTGCTTTAGTTTCTGATAAGTGA